A window of the Lepisosteus oculatus isolate fLepOcu1 chromosome 14, fLepOcu1.hap2, whole genome shotgun sequence genome harbors these coding sequences:
- the LOC138243397 gene encoding histone H4-like gives MSGRGKGGKGLVKGGAKRHRKVLRDNIQGITKPTIRRLARRGGVKRISGLNYEETRGVLKVFLENAKRKTVTAMDVVYALKRQGRTLYGFGGFGAELHYRTPTYKPK, from the coding sequence ATGTCTGGAAGAGGCAAAGGCGGAAAGGGACTCGTGAAAGGAGGCGCAAAGCGTCACCGTAAGGTTCTTCGCGACAACATCCAGGGAATCACCAAGCCCACCATCCGCCGCCTGGCTCGCCGTGGGGGAGTGAAGCGGATCTCCGGGCTGAACTACGAGGAGACCCGCggggtgctgaaggtgttcctggagaacgCCAAGAGGAAGACCGTCACCGCCATGGACGTGGTGTACGCGCTGAAGCGCCAGGGCCGCACCCTGTACGGCTTCGGAGGCTTCGGAGCGGAGCTTCACTACCGGACCCCGACGTATAAACCCAAGTGA